One Capsicum annuum cultivar UCD-10X-F1 chromosome 2, UCD10Xv1.1, whole genome shotgun sequence genomic window carries:
- the LOC107855474 gene encoding protein trichome birefringence-like 19 produces the protein MKFQSSELPIGKPQTRRKTTPKLAPLIAVAIVFTIIPIYYPSIRYSSQKKISEFIYSNSEDAIQSVDHLDNNDLQVKHPCPVEDVPTQPCNVPIKEEREKEKPEKLSEEEDKSTKFMPIKEEEEKEKPETLREEDENSTKFMSIKEGEEGKEKPEKLREEDENSTKFMPIKDGEEEKEKPEKLPEEDEKRTGFITNSEITDKKVLPEPRKKLERHNQQAKKQSGHHQRDFTVPKFVPQKADKKKPPRNGEVRNLSFDVADTEYCDLFSGEWVKNPEGPYYTNDTCNAIQQHQNCLQFGRPDTDFLKWRWKPDACELPIFDPTQFLELVRGKSLAFVGDSVARNHMQSLICLLSRIVYPEDISETQDQNRRWIYKDYDFNISMFWAPYLVRTEKTVPNDVTQPFNLYLDEFDEFWKNQIQGVDYVIISAGHWFFRPTNFYLNRRLVGCLYCPQSNVTHVTSYFSYRRAFRTAFRAINSLENYKGVTFLRTFAPSHFENGPWDKGGDCARRRPFKRNEKVLDDYNLEYYKIQLDELKIAQRAGRRRGLKFKLFDATQPMLLRPDGHPSKYGRWPNPNVTVPNDCVHWCLPGPIDAWNDFLVELLKRELAD, from the exons ATGAAGTTCCAATCCTCTGAACTTCCAATTGGGAAGCCACAAACACGAAGAAAGACCACACCAAAACTTGCTCCTCTTATTGCCGTTGCCATCGTATTCACAATTATTCCTATTTACTATCCTTCTATACGTTATTCTTCTCAAAAGAAGATTTCAGAATTTATTTATTCTAATTCAGAAGATGCAATTCAGTCTGTTGATCATTTGGATAATAATGATTTGCAAGTCAAGCATCCATGTCCTGTTGAGGACGTGCCCACACAACCTTGTAACGTCCCcataaaagaagaaagagaaaaagaaaaacccGAGAAATTATCCGAAGAAGAGGATAAAAGTACAAAATTCATGCCCataaaagaagaagaggagaaagaaaaacCTGAGACATTAcgtgaagaagatgaaaatagtACAAAATTCATGTCTATAAAAGAAGGAGAAGAGGGAAAAGAAAAACCTGAGAAATTACGcgaagaagatgaaaatagtACGAAATTCATGCCTATAAAAGACggagaagaggaaaaagaaaaacctGAGAAATTACCCGAAGAGGATGAGAAAAGGACGGGATTCATTACCAATAGTGAGATAACGGATAAAAAAGTACTGCCTGAACCTAGAAAAAAACTCGAGAGACATAATCAACAGGCTAAAAAGCAATCCGGGCATCATCAACGTGACTTCACAGTCCCTAAATTCGTCCCACAAAAAGCAGATAAGAAGAAACCACCTAGAAATGGCGAAGTAAGAAATTTGTCATTTGACGTAGCAGATACTGAATACTGCGACTTATTTTCAGGGGAATGGGTGAAAAATCCAGAAGGGCCTTATTATACAAATGATACATGTAATGCAattcaacaacatcaaaattGTTTGCAATTTGGTAGGCCTGATACTGATTTCTTGAAGTGGAGGTGGAAACCTGATGCTTGTGAGTTGCCAATATTTGATCCTACTCAATTCCTGGAACTTGTTAGAGGCAAATCGCTTGCATTTGTTGGAGACTCTGTTGCAAGAAACCATATGCAATCATTGATATGTCTCTTGTCCAGG atTGTATACCCTGAGGATATTTCAGAAACACAAGATCAAAACAGACGTTGGATATACAAAGATTACGACTTCAACATTTCCATGTTTTGGGCACCTTATTTGGTAAGAACTGAAAAAACTGTCCCAAATGATGTCACACAACCCTTCAATTTATATCTTGACGAATTCGACGAATTTTGGAAGAACCAAATTCAAGGTGTCGATTATGTAATTATTTCTGCTGGTCACTGGTTTTTCCGTCCAACAAATTTTTACTTGAATCGTCGCCTTGTTGGTTGCCTTTACTGTCCACAATCCAACGTTACCCATGTAACATCATATTTCAGCTATCGACGTGCTTTTAGGACAGCATTTCGAGCTATTAACAGTCTCGAAAATTACAAAGGTGTAACGTTTTTGAGGACCTTTGCACCCTCACATTTTGAGAATGGACCTTGGGATAAAGGTGGAGATTGTGCAAGGAGGAGGCCATTTAAGAGAAATGAGAAAGTACTAGATGATTATAATTTGGAGTATTATAAGATTCAATTGGACGAGTTAAAGATAGCACAAAGAGCAGGGAGAAGAAGAGGGTTGAAATTTAAGTTGTTTGATGCAACACAACCAATGTTGTTAAGACCAGATGGTCATCCTAGTAAGTATGGTCGATGGCCTAATCCAAACGTTACGGTGCCTAATGATTGTGTTCATTGGTGTTTGCCTGGACCTATTGATGCTTGGAATGATTTCTTAGTAGAGTTGTTGAAAAGGGAATTGGCAGATTAA